The following are encoded in a window of Polyodon spathula isolate WHYD16114869_AA chromosome 48, ASM1765450v1, whole genome shotgun sequence genomic DNA:
- the rangrf gene encoding ran guanine nucleotide release factor gives MESNGVNAHPLFGGAFSAVLPPNFRDVSDLREIPDNQEVFAHSHTDQSIIVELLEHQTHVTGRDAARYHFEDVAGRNEAAGPGGSQVLSVELLPTAEISLQESESVWLLHGTQQVSKFNEEAQNTVAVYLGLFRLPQYSTDALVTFNDPLAINPLSSSAVSESGQDAVPPPWSLEQFRLLLQTLRLLDPDVFG, from the exons ATGGAGAGCAACGGGGTGAACGCCCACCCGCTGTTCGGGGGCGCCTTCTCCGCCGTGCTGCCCCCCAACTTCAGAGACGTCAG CGATCTCCGAGAGATCCCGGATAACCAGGAGGTGTTCGCTCACAGCCACACTGACCAGAGCATCATCGTGGAGCTGCTGGAACACCAGACCCACGTGACGGGCCGGGACGCAGCCAG GTACCACTTCGAGGACGTGGCCGGCCGGAACGAGGCTGCTGGCCCCGGAGGCTCCCAGGTGCTCAGTGTGGAGCTGCTCCCCACAGCGGAGATATCCCTGCAGGAAAGCGAGTCGGTCTGGCTTCTCCACGGCACGCAGCAGGTGTCCAAGTTCAACGAGGAG GCTCAGAACACAGTGGCCGTGTATCTGGGGCTTTTCCGACTCCCTCAGTACAGCACAGACGCCCTCGTCACTTTCAACGACCCCCTTGCTATCAA tcCCCTCAGCAGCAGTGCCGTCTCCGAGTCGGGACAAGACGCTGTCCCGCCTCCCTGGAGCCTGGAGCAATTCCGACTGCTGCTCCAGACTCTCCGACTGCTCGACCCGGACGTCTTCGGATAG
- the slc25a35 gene encoding solute carrier family 25 member 35 isoform X4, with translation MDFVLSGAAACGACLFTNPLEVVKTRMQLQGELKAPGSYQVHYRNVFHAFYTIGRVDGLAGLQKGLVPGLLYQFCMNGFRLGSFAIIESAGYIHSEDGRVIPGKSIAAGAIAGVIGAVMGSPVYLVLQSQSTSSIAVGHQHCHQGMVHALVRIKKQHGILGLWRGSSAAVPRVTVGSATQLYSFTAAKEFVRDLQIFPSESWLVALTAGMVSSVVVVVAMTPFDVVSTRLYNQPVDSRGQGLLYRGFVDCFMKTVRKESMLGLYKGIGASYFRLGPHTILSLLFWNELRKFYCQHRLHS, from the exons ATGGATTTCGTGCTAAGCGGAGCAGCCGCTTGCGGTGCGTGTCTCTTCACTAACCCCCTGGAGGTGGTCAAAACGCGGATGCAGCTGCAAGGCGAGCTGAAAGCGCCCGGCTCCTATCAGGTGCATTACCGCAACGTCTTCCACGCTTTCTACACCATCGGGAGAGTGGACGGCTTGGCCGGGCTGCAGAAGGGCTTGGTGCCCGGGCTGCTGTACCAGTTTTGCATGAACGGGTTCCGGCTCGGGTCCTTCGCGATCATCGAGTCAGCCGGCTACATCCACTCCGAGGACGGCAGAGTCATCCCCGGCAAAAGCATCGCCGCCGGGGCTATAGCCGGGGTCATAGGCGCTGTTATGGGGAGCCCAGTCTATTTGGTAT TACAGAGTCAGTCTACTTCCTCTATAGCAGTGGGACACCAGCACTGTCATCAG GGAATGGTGCACGCGCTGGTGCGTATAAAGAAGCAGCATGGCATTCTGGGATTGTGGAGGGGGTCAAGCGCGGCCGTGCCTCGGGTCACGGTGGGGTCGGCCACCCAGCTTTACTCCTTCACCGCAGCCAAAGAGTTTGTCCGTGACCTCCAG ATCTTCCCGTCAGAAAGCTGGCTTGTAGCTCTCACGGCCGGGATGGTGAGCAGTGTGGTGGTCGTGGTTGCCATGACCCCCTTCGACGTGGTCAGCACACGCCTCTACAACCAGCCCGTGGACAGCAGGGGACAG ggtctcCTGTACCGCGGGTTTGTCGATTGTTTCATGAAGACGGTTCGGAAGGAGAGCATGCTGGGATTGTACAAGGGGATCGGAGCGTCGTACTTCCGCCTCGGCCCGCACACCATCCTGTCTCTGCTGTTCTGGAACGAACTGCGCAAGTTCTACTGTCAACACCGGCTGCACAGCTAG
- the slc25a35 gene encoding solute carrier family 25 member 35 isoform X2 produces MDFVLSGAAACGACLFTNPLEVVKTRMQLQGELKAPGSYQVHYRNVFHAFYTIGRVDGLAGLQKGLVPGLLYQFCMNGFRLGSFAIIESAGYIHSEDGRVIPGKSIAAGAIAGVIGAVMGSPVYLGMVHALVRIKKQHGILGLWRGSSAAVPRVTVGSATQLYSFTAAKEFVRDLQIFPSESWLVALTAGMVSSVVVVVAMTPFDVVSTRLYNQPVDSRGQGLLYRGFVDCFMKTVRKESMLGLYKGIGASYFRLGPHTILSLLFWNELRKFYCQHRLHS; encoded by the exons ATGGATTTCGTGCTAAGCGGAGCAGCCGCTTGCGGTGCGTGTCTCTTCACTAACCCCCTGGAGGTGGTCAAAACGCGGATGCAGCTGCAAGGCGAGCTGAAAGCGCCCGGCTCCTATCAGGTGCATTACCGCAACGTCTTCCACGCTTTCTACACCATCGGGAGAGTGGACGGCTTGGCCGGGCTGCAGAAGGGCTTGGTGCCCGGGCTGCTGTACCAGTTTTGCATGAACGGGTTCCGGCTCGGGTCCTTCGCGATCATCGAGTCAGCCGGCTACATCCACTCCGAGGACGGCAGAGTCATCCCCGGCAAAAGCATCGCCGCCGGGGCTATAGCCGGGGTCATAGGCGCTGTTATGGGGAGCCCAGTCTATTTG GGAATGGTGCACGCGCTGGTGCGTATAAAGAAGCAGCATGGCATTCTGGGATTGTGGAGGGGGTCAAGCGCGGCCGTGCCTCGGGTCACGGTGGGGTCGGCCACCCAGCTTTACTCCTTCACCGCAGCCAAAGAGTTTGTCCGTGACCTCCAG ATCTTCCCGTCAGAAAGCTGGCTTGTAGCTCTCACGGCCGGGATGGTGAGCAGTGTGGTGGTCGTGGTTGCCATGACCCCCTTCGACGTGGTCAGCACACGCCTCTACAACCAGCCCGTGGACAGCAGGGGACAG ggtctcCTGTACCGCGGGTTTGTCGATTGTTTCATGAAGACGGTTCGGAAGGAGAGCATGCTGGGATTGTACAAGGGGATCGGAGCGTCGTACTTCCGCCTCGGCCCGCACACCATCCTGTCTCTGCTGTTCTGGAACGAACTGCGCAAGTTCTACTGTCAACACCGGCTGCACAGCTAG
- the slc25a35 gene encoding solute carrier family 25 member 35 isoform X3 codes for MDFVLSGAAACGACLFTNPLEVVKTRMQLQGELKAPGSYQVHYRNVFHAFYTIGRVDGLAGLQKGLVPGLLYQFCMNGFRLGSFAIIESAGYIHSEDGRVIPGKSIAAGAIAGVIGAVMGSPVYLIFPSESWLVALTAGMVSSVVVVVAMTPFDVVSTRLYNQPVDSRGQGLLYRGFVDCFMKTVRKESMLGLYKGIGASYFRLGPHTILSLLFWNELRKFYCQHRLHS; via the exons ATGGATTTCGTGCTAAGCGGAGCAGCCGCTTGCGGTGCGTGTCTCTTCACTAACCCCCTGGAGGTGGTCAAAACGCGGATGCAGCTGCAAGGCGAGCTGAAAGCGCCCGGCTCCTATCAGGTGCATTACCGCAACGTCTTCCACGCTTTCTACACCATCGGGAGAGTGGACGGCTTGGCCGGGCTGCAGAAGGGCTTGGTGCCCGGGCTGCTGTACCAGTTTTGCATGAACGGGTTCCGGCTCGGGTCCTTCGCGATCATCGAGTCAGCCGGCTACATCCACTCCGAGGACGGCAGAGTCATCCCCGGCAAAAGCATCGCCGCCGGGGCTATAGCCGGGGTCATAGGCGCTGTTATGGGGAGCCCAGTCTATTTG ATCTTCCCGTCAGAAAGCTGGCTTGTAGCTCTCACGGCCGGGATGGTGAGCAGTGTGGTGGTCGTGGTTGCCATGACCCCCTTCGACGTGGTCAGCACACGCCTCTACAACCAGCCCGTGGACAGCAGGGGACAG ggtctcCTGTACCGCGGGTTTGTCGATTGTTTCATGAAGACGGTTCGGAAGGAGAGCATGCTGGGATTGTACAAGGGGATCGGAGCGTCGTACTTCCGCCTCGGCCCGCACACCATCCTGTCTCTGCTGTTCTGGAACGAACTGCGCAAGTTCTACTGTCAACACCGGCTGCACAGCTAG
- the slc25a35 gene encoding solute carrier family 25 member 35 isoform X1, whose protein sequence is MDFVLSGAAACGACLFTNPLEVVKTRMQLQGELKAPGSYQVHYRNVFHAFYTIGRVDGLAGLQKGLVPGLLYQFCMNGFRLGSFAIIESAGYIHSEDGRVIPGKSIAAGAIAGVIGAVMGSPVYLGMVHALVRIKKQHGILGLWRGSSAAVPRVTVGSATQLYSFTAAKEFVRDLQVTPLCLCVCVVRFSVLEHPVVFTRNTHLASVVVLSQIVCITQFFQLRHVRQGRDGALSSKGRGVSRSRSHLQRCCHLKREARHGRVRPLEADPGFSVRVCRPSLTFQRPQSIHLLNFYPDRLHFVSL, encoded by the exons ATGGATTTCGTGCTAAGCGGAGCAGCCGCTTGCGGTGCGTGTCTCTTCACTAACCCCCTGGAGGTGGTCAAAACGCGGATGCAGCTGCAAGGCGAGCTGAAAGCGCCCGGCTCCTATCAGGTGCATTACCGCAACGTCTTCCACGCTTTCTACACCATCGGGAGAGTGGACGGCTTGGCCGGGCTGCAGAAGGGCTTGGTGCCCGGGCTGCTGTACCAGTTTTGCATGAACGGGTTCCGGCTCGGGTCCTTCGCGATCATCGAGTCAGCCGGCTACATCCACTCCGAGGACGGCAGAGTCATCCCCGGCAAAAGCATCGCCGCCGGGGCTATAGCCGGGGTCATAGGCGCTGTTATGGGGAGCCCAGTCTATTTG GGAATGGTGCACGCGCTGGTGCGTATAAAGAAGCAGCATGGCATTCTGGGATTGTGGAGGGGGTCAAGCGCGGCCGTGCCTCGGGTCACGGTGGGGTCGGCCACCCAGCTTTACTCCTTCACCGCAGCCAAAGAGTTTGTCCGTGACCTCCAGGTAACTCccctttgtctgtgtgtgtgtgttgtccgtTTCAGTGTTCTAGAACACcctgtagtgtttacaagaaacacacatCTGGCCTCTGTTGTTGTTCTATCCCAAATTGTCTGTATAACACAATTTTTCCAACTCAGACATGTTCGCCAGGGGAGAGACGGAGCTTTGTCTTCTAAGGGTCGCGGTGTCTCCAGATCACGCTCCCACCTGCAACGATGCTGCCATTTGAAACGAGAGGCGCGTCATGGGAGGGTGCGCCCTCTGGAGGCTGATCCTGGTTTTTCGGTCAGGGTTTGTCGGCCCTCTCTAACGTTTCAAAGACCTCAGTCAATCCACCTCCTAAATTTTTATCCAGATAGGCTGCATTTTGTTTCACtataa